The DNA window ACAAAGACTTATTATGGGAAGACAATTAGCTAAAAAACCAAAACTTTTACTTCTTGATGAACCTGCTACTATGGCTTGCCCTAGAACAAAACAAGAAATTTTAGATGCTGTTAAAAAAATCAATAAAGAATTAGGTGTTACTGTTGTAGTTGTTTCTCATTTACCTGAAGTACAAAAATATCTTGCAGATCGTGTTGTATTAATGGATAATGGTGAAATAGTTGAAATTAGTGATGATGTAAACAGTATTACTGAGAGTTTTTTAAGTGATATGGAACCTGTTGTTGATATTGATCTTGAAGCAAGTGATGAATCTATTATTAAAGTTAATGATATTAAACAAGAATTCTATGTTCTTCAAGCAGGTGTTAGCTTAGAAATGGAGGATATTAATTTTGAAGTTAAAAAAGGAGATATTTTAACTTTACTTGGTCCAAGTGGTGCTGGTAAAACTGTGCTTCTTCGTATAATGGATGGTTTAGATGAACCTGATGATGGTAATGTTACATATAAACTTGAAAAGGATGATGCAGGTGAAGTATGGGTAGATATTCATAAACCTTCTTTAGATAGGATGGATGTAAGACGTAAAGTTGGATTTATGTATCAAGAATTTGCTCTTCAACATTATGCAACAATCAGAGACCAACTTGCTGTTAAATTAGGTTATAAAAATAATAAAGTTGTAGAAGATGCTAAAAAAATAGCTAAAAAAGAAGGACTTTCTGATGAATTATTAGATTCTTTATATCTTTTAACAGATTTAACTGAAGATGAAGCTAAACGTAGATTAGAACAAGTAGGTATTATGCCTCAAATTCTTGATGATTTATTCCCTAAATTCCCTGCTAAAGCAGTTAAAGAAACTGTTGCAGATTTATTTAAACATCTTAATTTATCATTAGATGTTCTTGATAGACGTTCATATGAATTATCTGGTGGTCAAAAAGTACGTGCAATGTTATCTCTTGTTCTTGCTTCTAAACCAGATATTTTACTTTTAGATGAACCATTTGGTGATTTAGATCCTAAAACATTAAGAATTGTATCTAATTCTCTTAAAAAATTATGTAAAGAATATGGTATTACTATTGTAATGGTTTCACATAATACTGATTTCATGAAAGAACTTTCAAATAGAGGTATATTTATGAATGATGGTGAAATCCTTGATGATAGTCGTGATATGGATAAATTAGTTAGAAACTTTATTGACTTCTGTCATGCAGATTATTTACTTGAAGAGTGATGATATTATGTTTAATAAAATATTAATTGCAAGTGATGGTTCTTCTACTGCTAGTAAAGCTATTGATACTGGTGTAGATATTGCATCTAAATATGGTGCTGATATTGCTGCATTATATATTATTGACCCATTTAAAATGTCTTATGATGATGGTGACGATCAAGGTGGAGTTGTTCTTGATAGTATTACTGAAAAAGGTCATGAAAATAATCTTAAAGTAGTTGAACATATTATTACAGCTGATCCTATTAATGATTTTAAGGTTATGATTCAAAAGATTAATCCTGACTTAGTAGTTATTGGACAATTTGGGAATTCTTTAGATAATAAAACTAATTATGAAAAGAATATTGGTAGTGTTGCATCTAAAGTTCTTGAGGTTTCTGATGTTCCAGTATTACTTGTAAAATAATTATTTTACTTATTATCTTTTTTTTATTTAATTTTAAGTTTAATTTTAAATTAGTTTATATTTTTTAATTAACTCATAAAGTTAATATTTTAAAATCAAGATATTTTTATTATTTAAAATAGAAATAAGTTATTTTCTATTTGAAAAATAGGGTTTTATATTTTTTTATTAAGTATTTATTAATAAATAGGGATAAGTTTATTTATTTAGAAATCATAATTTTATTATAAATATATATGATATTGGTTTTATATGAAAAGAAAAATGTTTATATCATATGAAACAAAATATTAAGTATAAAAAATGAGGTCATAGAAATGGCAAAATATAAATGTAAAGTCTGTGGTTATATATATGATACTGAAACTGGTGAAGAACGTAGAGATGTAGCTCCTGGAACTGCATGGGAAGATGTTCCTGAAGGTTTCAAATGTCCTTTATGTGGCGCAGCTAAAAAAATGTTTAAAGAAATTTAGAGGTGAATAATATGGCAGTATATGTTTGTAAAGTCTGTGGATACAGATATGATGAAGATGTTGAAGGTGTTGCTTTCGCAGATTTACCTGATGATTACATATGCCCTGTTTGTGGTGTAGGTAAAGATCAATTTGTAGAAGAATAGTTAAAATTATTTAATTAATTTTACAATTCTTTTTATTTTTTCTTAAATATTATAAAAATTTAAAAACTACTAATCTAGCTTTTTTTAATTATTAATTTTTTAAATAATTTTCAGGTGATATAATGGTTAATGAAGTTATGGAAAAAGCTTTAAACGAACAATTAAATGCAGAATTATACTCAGCTTATTTATACTTATCAATGGCTGCTTATTTTAATGATAATGATTTACCAGGATTTGCTAATTACATGGAAGTTCAAGCTAAAGAAGAACAAGATCATGCTATAAAATTCTATAATTATATTATTAGAAGAGGAGCAAAAGTTACTTTAACTACTATTGAAGGTCCTAAAACTGAATGGGAAAGTAACCTTGAAGTAATGGAACATGTTTTAAAACATGAACAATATGTAACTAGTTTAATTAATAATTTAGTTGATTTAGCTATTGAACAAAAAGATCATGCTACTAATAATTTCTTACAATGGTATGTAAATGAACAAGTAGAAGAAGAAGAAAATGCTATGGATTGTTTAGCTAAAGTTAAAATAGCTAAAGATAATCCTCAAGTATTATATGATCTTAATAATGAATTTGGTGCAAGAGTTTATACTCCACTTGCTCCAGAAGATCAATAAATCTCTTTATTTTTTCTTTTTTTATTAATTTTGTCTATTTTTTAGTTTTTTATTATATTTTTTATACTTTTTTTATATAACTTAGTTTTTTAATATAAAATTAAGATTATATATAAAAATTTATTTTTAAGAATTAGTTAAATATTTTATATCTTATATTTTTTTATAAAAATTTTCAATATTTAATATAAAAATTAGTTAAATATTTTATTTAAGAAAAATATACATATAATAGTTTATAAAATTAATAAAATTTTTAAGATAATTTATCATAATGAAGGTTTTATATAATGTTATGGGATGAAAAAGCCGAATGTATGGAAAGAGATGAAATTAATGAAATGCAATTGAAAAAATTACAAAAAATTGTAAAATATGCATTTGATAATGTTCCATACTATCATAAAAAATATACTGAATGTGAAGTGTTTCCAGAGGATATTGAAACCTTAGATGATATTGAAAAACTTCCATTCACTACTAAAGATGATTTAAGGGAGTCTTATCCCTTTGGAATGTTTGCTGTTGATAAAAAGAAAATTCTTGAAATTCATTCTTCAAGTGGAACTACTGGTAAACCTGTTGTAAGTGGATATACTAAAAAAGACTTAGATTACTGGTCTGAACTTATGGCTAGAGGATTAACTAATTGGGGATTAACTGATGAAGATATAATTCAAAATACTCATGGTTATGGTTTATTTACTGGTGGTTTTGGTATTCATTATGGTGCACAAAAAATAGGTGCAACAGTTGTACCAATATCAACAGGTCAAACACGTCGTCAAGTTGAACTTATGAATGATTTTAATACTACTTGTTTAGTTGTTACTCCATCTTATGGATTATATATTGGAGAAGTTGCTAAAGAAGAAGGTTATGATCCTAGAGATTTAGGTCTTAAAGTCATTGGTTTTGGTTCAGAAATGTGGACTGAAGAAATGAGACAAAGACTTCAAGATACTTTCGGTGTACCTGCATATAATATTTATGGACTTACTGAAATGATGGGTCCTGGTGTAGGTATTGAATGTACAGAACAAAATGGTTTACATATTGCTGAGGATTTTTATTATCCTGAAATTATTGATTCAAATACTGGTAAACATTTACCTGAAGGTACTAAAGGTGAACTTGTATTAACTAACCTTCAAAGGGAAGGTATGCCTATTATTAGATTTAGGACTAAGGATGTTACTGCTTTACATTATGAACCATGTAAATGTGGTAAAACATTTTGTAGGATGGAAAGAATCACTGGAAGAACAGATGATATGATTAAAGTTAAAGGAGTTGCAGTATTCCCATCTCAAATTGAGAAAGCACTTCTTAAAGTTTCTGAAGCTGAACCTCATTATCAAATTATTGTTACTCGTCCAGATACACTTGATCAAATTGAAGTTAAAGTTGAAACTTCTCCTGATTTATTTAGTGATGATGTAACTGAAATGCTTGGAATTCAGAAAAAAATAGGTAGTTATATTCAAAATGAAATTGGAATTAAAGTTAAAGTTACTCTTGTAGAACCTAAATCTATTCCAAGAAGTGAAGCAAAAGCTGTAAGAGTTATTGATAAACGTAATTTTAATGATTAGATTGTGATTTAAATGAATTTTAAAGAGAATTATGAAGATTTAAAATTGAAACAACTTTCAATTTTCTTAACAAATAATAAAGGTAAATTATATAGAGTATTAAATTTACTTGCAGAAAATGATATTAATATTAGGGCATTATCACTTGCAGATACCTCTGAATTTGGTATTTTAAGATTAATTGTTGACAATCCTACTAAAGGTCAAAAAGTACTTGAAGAAAATAATTATACTTTTAAAATTTCACCAACTATTGGTGTAGAATTAAATGATGTTCCTGGTGGTTTATCTGCTATTTTAAAAGTATTATATGATAATGATATAAATCTTGATTATCTTTATGCATTTACTCATGAAAAAACTGATAATGCTATAGTACTTTTAAGTACTCATGATTTAAATTTACTTATTGATGTTTTAGATGAAAATAAAATTTATATTGTACCTTCTGATGAGGTATATCATTTATAAATTTCTAATTTTTTATTAGTTTTAAGAGTCTATTTTTATTTTAAACTTTAATTTTTTAGTTTATTTAGATTTAAGAGTCTATTTTTATTTTAAACTTTAATTTTTTAGTTTATTTAGATTTAAGAGTCTATTTTTATTTTAAACTTTAATTTTTTAATTTATTATTAAATTTTATTTAAAATTTAATTTTTTTATATTTTTTTTAATAATTCTTTTTTTATCCTTATAAATAATTATATAAAGTTTAAAATACTAAAATTTTAATGTATAAATATTTTGTAGAAGAAATTTAACTTATTATATTTATTATTAATTATTTCATATTTATGGAGGAAATCACGTGGAATTTACAAGACCAAGAGGTACTAGAGATTTTCTATTTGATGAAATGTCACAAAGAAAACAAGTAGAAAACAAGTTAAGAAATGTTTTTGAAAATTATGGTTATGGGGAAGTTAATACTCCTTTATTTGAAGAATTAAAATTATTTACAACTAAATCTGGAGAAGAAATTGTAGATCAATTATATAATTTTAAGGATAAATCAGATAGAGAACTTGCATTAAGACCTGAAATTACTGCAGCGATTGCAAGATTATATCTTAATGAATTATCAAAAACAGCTAAACCAATTAAACTTTATTATTATGGTAGTTGTTTCAGATATGAAAGACCTCAAAAAGGAAGATTTAGACAATTTTGGCAATTTGGTTGTGAACTTATAGGTGCTAAATCTCCAGAAGGTGAAGCTGAAGTTATTGCTATGGCTAATGAATCAATTGAAGAGTTAGGTATTGATACTGCTGAGATTCATATTAACCATTTAGGTATTATTCGTGGTTTATTTGCTCATTATGGTATTTCACAAGATAAATCTCGTGAAGTTATGATTGTTGTTGATAAAGGTGATAAAGATTTATTAAAAGAAGCTTTAACTGGTGAAGATGCAATCATTGATAATATGGAACTTGCTAATATTCTTCTTGAATTAATTGATATGGTTGGTACTAGTGATATATATGATGATATTAAATCTTTAGTTGGAGGATTTGATGAATGTTTAGAACCTCTTGCAGAATTAAAAGATTTAATTAATACTCTTAAAAGTTTTGGTGTAGATAATTACAAGATTAATCTTGGTGTAGCACGTGGACTTGACTATTATATTGGTATTGTATTTGAGATTTATGTACCTGAATTAGGTAGTCAAAAACAAGTTTGTGGTGGTGGAACTTACAGTTTAATTAAACTCTTTGGTGGAGATGATGTTGTAAGTACTGGATTTGCATTTGGTTTTGATAGATTAATGGATGCTATTGAAGCTTGTGGTAAATTACCTGAACCTAATAATAATGTTGATGTTTTTGTTGCACCAATATCAAAAGAAACTAGACAAATCTCTTATAATATTGGTCAAAGATTACGTAGTGCAGGTATTGCAACAGATATTGATTTATCACGTAAAAAATTCAAAAAATTATTAAGTTATGCAAATAAACTTGGTGTAAAATACACTATTCTTATAGGAAATAATGATGTTCAAAATAGACAAGTTACTGTTAAAGATATGGATTCTGGAAATCAAGAACTTGTAGATATTAAAGATGTTGTTGATTATATTCTTGATAGATTGTAAATTTTTTCTTAATAATTAGTTTACAATTATTTATTTTCTTAATTGGTAATTTATAACTAGTATTTTATGTTTTTTATTTATTAGGTGGTTTATAACTAGTATTTTATTACTAATTAAGTGATATAACTATAATAATGATTTAAATAGTTTATTTATATTAAAAAAAGGGATATTATGGAATTTAATTTTAGACATGAAAAAAATGGTGAAAAGTTAATTATTGCTGTAGCTCAGGATTATCAGACTAATGAAGTTTTAATGGTTGCATTTATGAATAAACAAGCTTTAGAAGATACAATTAAAACTAAAAAGGCACATTATTATAGTACATCTAGAAATCAGCAATGGATGAAAGGTGAAAGTTCTGGTAATATTCAGAATGTTAAAGAGATTTATGTTGATTGTGATGCGGATACTGTTGTTTTAAAAGTAGATCAAGTAGGTGCAGCATGTCATGAAGGATATAAATCTTGTTTCTTTAGGGAAATTAATAATATTGAAAATTTAGATATTGATAATGTATCTGATGATGATATTAAAATCATTCAAGAAAGATTGTTTGATCCTAAAGATATGTATAAATAGTTAATTTTTTTATAAAGGTAATTAAAATGGATTATGAATATGAAGAGGAATCAATAAGATTAGTACCAGATACTAGTGCTGTTATTGAAGGAATTATTTCTAAAGTTATTGAAGAATATGATTATCCAGAAATTATTATACCACAAGCAGTAGTTGCAGAGCTTGAATACCAAGCAAATAAAAAAAGACCTACAGGAATTACAGGATTACATGAGCTTCAAAAACTTCAATCTTTAGAAGATAATGGAGATATTTCAATTACTTTTGTTGGTAAACGTCCATCTAACTATGAAATATCACTTGCTAAAACTGGTGAAATTGATGCTATGATTCGTGATGTTGCAAATACTGAATTAGGTATTTTAATTACAAGTGATAAAATTCAAGCAGAAACTGCTAAAGCATTAGGAATTCCTGTAAAATATTATAAACAGAAATTTAAAGGAAATATGGAATTATCTATATCTAAATATTTTGATGATTTAACAATGTCAGTTCATCTTAAAGAAAATGTAGAACCATATGTAAAAAAAGGTATGCCTGGACATATTAAACTTGAAAAGTTTTCTAATGAAAAAATCACCTATAAAGAGTTAGGGAATATTGCAGAAGAAATTCTTGAAAAAGAAAGATATGACCCTAAAACATATCTTGAAGCAGATTTAGAAGGAGCAATGGTTGTACAATCTGGAGAATATAGAATTTCAATTGCAATGCCTCCATTTTCTGAAGCTATGGAAATAACTGTTGTAAGACCTATTGCTGATGTTTCACTTGATGATTATAATTTAAGTGATAAATTAATGGAAAGATTAAAAAATAATGCTGAAGGTATATTAATATCTGGTGAACCGGGTGCAGGTAAATCTACATTTGCTCAGGCTGTAGCAGAATTCTATAAAGATAATGGTAAAGTTGTTAAAACTATGGAGTCTCCAAGAGATTTACAAGTCTCTAATGAGATAACCCAATATGCACCTTTAGAAGGAGATATGGAGAAGACTGCAGATATCCTTCTTCTTGTAAGACCTGACTTTACAATATATGATGAACTTAGAAAATCTTATGATTTCTCAATCTTTGCAGATATGCGTCTTGCAGGTGTAGGTATGATTGGTGTTGTACATGCAACAAGACCAATTGATGGAATACAAAGAATTGCAAATAGAATAGAACTTGGTATAATACCTAGTGTTGTTGATACTACAATCTTTATAGAAGATGGTCAAGTTAAAACTGTATATGAAAATCGTTTAACAATTAAAGTTCCAAGTGGTATGGTTGAATCTGATCTTGCTCGTCCTGTAATTGAGGTACGTGACTTTGAAACGGGTGAACTTAAAAATGAAATTTATACTTATGGTGAACAGACCATTGTTATGGATATGGATTTAATTGATAATTCTACAGATGATAATGATAAAACTCCTGTTGAGAAAATAGCTGAAAGAGAAATTATTCGTAGAATGAAACACTATGTTCCTGGTGCAAATATCTATGCAGATATTATATCTCCTGATAGAGTAAATATCTATGTTGATGAAAAGTATATCCCAAAAATCATTGGTAAAAATGGTAAACGTATTGCAGATATTGAAAGAGATATTGGTATAAGTATTGGTATGGAATCTCTTGAAGATTTAATTAAAGAAGAACCATTCCAAGTTGAGTATTCAATTACTAAAAAACATATTATTTTCCATTTTGGTAAAGAAAATGTTGGTAGATCTTTTGATATTCTTGTAAATGGTAAATATTTATTTACAGGTACTGTAAGTAAACATGGTGAAATTAAAATTAGAAAAACTCTTGATTTAGGTGAAACTATACTTGATGCTATTGACTTTGGATTTCCTATAACTGCAGTTTATAAAGATTTTTAAATTAACTTGTTTAAGTTTATTTAGTTAATAAGTAGTTTTAACTTGTTTGGGTTTGTTTGGTTAATAAGTAGATTAACTTGTTAAGGTTTATTTAGTTATTAGTAAATTAACTTGTTAAGGTTTATTTGGTTAATAAATTAACTTCTAGGTTTATTTAGTTAATTGATGTGTTAACTTGTTTAAGTTTATTTAGTTAATAAGTAGTTTTAACTTGTTTAGGTTAATTAGTAGATTAACTTCTTTAGGTTTATTTAGTTATGATTTTAACTATTATTTAGTGAGTATATAAATTAAAATAAGATGATAATATGAAAATAGGTGCTTCAACTCTTGCTGTATTTAAATATGGTTTATACAATTGTTTAGGATTTTATGAAGATAATAATATTGAATATGTTGAATTATTACATGATTATCCATTAAGAGATATGGATACTGAGATTTTAAATTCTTTTAATCTTAAATATACTATTCATTCTCCAATAATTGATATGAATATCTGTTCTTTAAATCCTTCTATTAGAGAAGCTTCTATTAATGAAATTAAACATTCTCTTGATTTAGCAAATAGTTTAGATGTTAATATTGTAGTTGTACATCCGGGTCATATACCTTTTTTAGGTCAAGGTCTTGAAGATAAAATTGATAAATTAAATATTGATGCAATTTCTGAGATTGGGAAGTATGCTGATGATTTAGGTGTTAATGCAGTAATTGAGAATATGCCATTAATTCAAGGTTTTACATATACAAATCTTGAAGATATTACTAATCTTTTATATGATTTAGGTATGTCAATGTGTCTTGATATTGGTCATGCAAATACTGCAGGATATACTGCTAATGAAATGTATTCTCCTCTTATTAAACACATACATGTCCATGATAATTTAGGAGATGATGATTCTCACATGTCAATTGGTGATGGTAATGTTGATTTTAAAACATTACTTGATACTTTTGAGAAAAATAAATATGATGGAATATACATGGTAGAAGTAAATAAAGTAGATTCTATTAAAAGAAGTGTTAAAAAATTAAGAGAATATGAAAAAACAGCTAATATTTAGTTGAGGTATAAAAATATGATTGATGGTAATACTCTACTTTTTGGAATAGTTGGAGATCCTGTAGGACATAGTTTATCTCCATTAATGCATAATGCTAATATTGAATCATTAAACCTTAACTATGCATATGTTCCATTCCATGTTAAGAAAGAAAACATTAATAATCTTATTAGTGGAGCAAAAGCATTAAATATTAAAGGATTAAATGTTACGATTC is part of the Methanobrevibacter wolinii SH genome and encodes:
- a CDS encoding universal stress protein codes for the protein MFNKILIASDGSSTASKAIDTGVDIASKYGADIAALYIIDPFKMSYDDGDDQGGVVLDSITEKGHENNLKVVEHIITADPINDFKVMIQKINPDLVVIGQFGNSLDNKTNYEKNIGSVASKVLEVSDVPVLLVK
- the hisS gene encoding histidine--tRNA ligase, with product MEFTRPRGTRDFLFDEMSQRKQVENKLRNVFENYGYGEVNTPLFEELKLFTTKSGEEIVDQLYNFKDKSDRELALRPEITAAIARLYLNELSKTAKPIKLYYYGSCFRYERPQKGRFRQFWQFGCELIGAKSPEGEAEVIAMANESIEELGIDTAEIHINHLGIIRGLFAHYGISQDKSREVMIVVDKGDKDLLKEALTGEDAIIDNMELANILLELIDMVGTSDIYDDIKSLVGGFDECLEPLAELKDLINTLKSFGVDNYKINLGVARGLDYYIGIVFEIYVPELGSQKQVCGGGTYSLIKLFGGDDVVSTGFAFGFDRLMDAIEACGKLPEPNNNVDVFVAPISKETRQISYNIGQRLRSAGIATDIDLSRKKFKKLLSYANKLGVKYTILIGNNDVQNRQVTVKDMDSGNQELVDIKDVVDYILDRL
- a CDS encoding phenylacetate--CoA ligase family protein — protein: MLWDEKAECMERDEINEMQLKKLQKIVKYAFDNVPYYHKKYTECEVFPEDIETLDDIEKLPFTTKDDLRESYPFGMFAVDKKKILEIHSSSGTTGKPVVSGYTKKDLDYWSELMARGLTNWGLTDEDIIQNTHGYGLFTGGFGIHYGAQKIGATVVPISTGQTRRQVELMNDFNTTCLVVTPSYGLYIGEVAKEEGYDPRDLGLKVIGFGSEMWTEEMRQRLQDTFGVPAYNIYGLTEMMGPGVGIECTEQNGLHIAEDFYYPEIIDSNTGKHLPEGTKGELVLTNLQREGMPIIRFRTKDVTALHYEPCKCGKTFCRMERITGRTDDMIKVKGVAVFPSQIEKALLKVSEAEPHYQIIVTRPDTLDQIEVKVETSPDLFSDDVTEMLGIQKKIGSYIQNEIGIKVKVTLVEPKSIPRSEAKAVRVIDKRNFND
- a CDS encoding rubredoxin; its protein translation is MAVYVCKVCGYRYDEDVEGVAFADLPDDYICPVCGVGKDQFVEE
- a CDS encoding sugar phosphate isomerase/epimerase family protein, translating into MKIGASTLAVFKYGLYNCLGFYEDNNIEYVELLHDYPLRDMDTEILNSFNLKYTIHSPIIDMNICSLNPSIREASINEIKHSLDLANSLDVNIVVVHPGHIPFLGQGLEDKIDKLNIDAISEIGKYADDLGVNAVIENMPLIQGFTYTNLEDITNLLYDLGMSMCLDIGHANTAGYTANEMYSPLIKHIHVHDNLGDDDSHMSIGDGNVDFKTLLDTFEKNKYDGIYMVEVNKVDSIKRSVKKLREYEKTANI
- a CDS encoding ACT domain-containing protein, with translation MNFKENYEDLKLKQLSIFLTNNKGKLYRVLNLLAENDINIRALSLADTSEFGILRLIVDNPTKGQKVLEENNYTFKISPTIGVELNDVPGGLSAILKVLYDNDINLDYLYAFTHEKTDNAIVLLSTHDLNLLIDVLDENKIYIVPSDEVYHL
- a CDS encoding rubredoxin; translation: MAKYKCKVCGYIYDTETGEERRDVAPGTAWEDVPEGFKCPLCGAAKKMFKEI
- a CDS encoding PINc/VapC family ATPase, giving the protein MDYEYEEESIRLVPDTSAVIEGIISKVIEEYDYPEIIIPQAVVAELEYQANKKRPTGITGLHELQKLQSLEDNGDISITFVGKRPSNYEISLAKTGEIDAMIRDVANTELGILITSDKIQAETAKALGIPVKYYKQKFKGNMELSISKYFDDLTMSVHLKENVEPYVKKGMPGHIKLEKFSNEKITYKELGNIAEEILEKERYDPKTYLEADLEGAMVVQSGEYRISIAMPPFSEAMEITVVRPIADVSLDDYNLSDKLMERLKNNAEGILISGEPGAGKSTFAQAVAEFYKDNGKVVKTMESPRDLQVSNEITQYAPLEGDMEKTADILLLVRPDFTIYDELRKSYDFSIFADMRLAGVGMIGVVHATRPIDGIQRIANRIELGIIPSVVDTTIFIEDGQVKTVYENRLTIKVPSGMVESDLARPVIEVRDFETGELKNEIYTYGEQTIVMDMDLIDNSTDDNDKTPVEKIAEREIIRRMKHYVPGANIYADIISPDRVNIYVDEKYIPKIIGKNGKRIADIERDIGISIGMESLEDLIKEEPFQVEYSITKKHIIFHFGKENVGRSFDILVNGKYLFTGTVSKHGEIKIRKTLDLGETILDAIDFGFPITAVYKDF
- a CDS encoding ABC transporter ATP-binding protein — protein: MFKVENLSKTYKLSDGNEIIGIKDINLEIKEGEILGIIGTSGSGKTTLLRCLRGVEKFDEGKVIVDDVVVNASDSQYYYNQLKKVTAIHLQRNFGLWPASCRENILRKFYGAKYGDEASTNLKEAEEEFGEETDKILELVGLKDKQKYSSLVLSGGEKQRLIMGRQLAKKPKLLLLDEPATMACPRTKQEILDAVKKINKELGVTVVVVSHLPEVQKYLADRVVLMDNGEIVEISDDVNSITESFLSDMEPVVDIDLEASDESIIKVNDIKQEFYVLQAGVSLEMEDINFEVKKGDILTLLGPSGAGKTVLLRIMDGLDEPDDGNVTYKLEKDDAGEVWVDIHKPSLDRMDVRRKVGFMYQEFALQHYATIRDQLAVKLGYKNNKVVEDAKKIAKKEGLSDELLDSLYLLTDLTEDEAKRRLEQVGIMPQILDDLFPKFPAKAVKETVADLFKHLNLSLDVLDRRSYELSGGQKVRAMLSLVLASKPDILLLDEPFGDLDPKTLRIVSNSLKKLCKEYGITIVMVSHNTDFMKELSNRGIFMNDGEILDDSRDMDKLVRNFIDFCHADYLLEE
- the hisI gene encoding phosphoribosyl-AMP cyclohydrolase produces the protein MEFNFRHEKNGEKLIIAVAQDYQTNEVLMVAFMNKQALEDTIKTKKAHYYSTSRNQQWMKGESSGNIQNVKEIYVDCDADTVVLKVDQVGAACHEGYKSCFFREINNIENLDIDNVSDDDIKIIQERLFDPKDMYK
- a CDS encoding ferritin, producing the protein MVNEVMEKALNEQLNAELYSAYLYLSMAAYFNDNDLPGFANYMEVQAKEEQDHAIKFYNYIIRRGAKVTLTTIEGPKTEWESNLEVMEHVLKHEQYVTSLINNLVDLAIEQKDHATNNFLQWYVNEQVEEEENAMDCLAKVKIAKDNPQVLYDLNNEFGARVYTPLAPEDQ